From a region of the Bradyrhizobium diazoefficiens genome:
- a CDS encoding CaiB/BaiF CoA-transferase family protein, producing MSALPLSGIKILDLTRVLAGPLSAQMLGDLGAEVIKIERPGTGDDARAFGPPYLTDPEGKANNNNSFYLCANRNKKSVTVNIAKPEGQAIIRELAKDVDVFMENYKVGDLKRYGLDYETIKAINPGIVYCSVTGFGQTGPYAPRAGYDAILQAMGGLMSVTGHMDGEPGEGPMKVGPSIVDYMTGMNTSIGILSALYHRDVNGGQGQHIDVCLFDTVIASLSHWLQIYLVNGKTPPRRGTWGNGGMPAGVFRCTDGELMLVVGNDGQFQRTCAVLGEPELANDKRFIKNNDRVVHGKEIMAIFAGLFLKKPVAYWLDKLEEAGVPSGPINNFEQVFSDPHVQSRGMRVKTKHKFEPDLSLIRNALTLSGTPITEYRAPPLLGEHTAEVLAGKLGYDAGKIEELKQQGTI from the coding sequence ATGTCGGCCTTGCCGCTCTCAGGCATCAAGATCCTTGACCTCACGCGCGTGCTTGCCGGGCCCTTGTCGGCCCAGATGCTGGGCGATTTGGGCGCGGAGGTGATCAAGATCGAGCGGCCGGGCACCGGCGACGACGCGCGCGCGTTCGGGCCGCCTTACCTGACCGATCCGGAAGGAAAGGCCAACAACAACAATTCCTTCTATCTCTGCGCCAATCGCAACAAGAAGTCGGTCACGGTCAACATCGCCAAGCCCGAAGGGCAGGCCATCATCCGCGAACTCGCCAAGGACGTCGACGTCTTCATGGAGAACTACAAGGTCGGCGATCTCAAGCGCTACGGCCTCGACTACGAGACGATCAAGGCGATCAATCCCGGCATCGTCTATTGCTCGGTGACCGGCTTCGGCCAGACCGGACCCTACGCGCCCCGTGCCGGCTATGACGCCATCCTGCAGGCGATGGGCGGCCTGATGAGCGTCACCGGACATATGGACGGCGAGCCGGGTGAGGGCCCGATGAAGGTCGGCCCGTCGATCGTCGACTACATGACCGGGATGAACACCTCGATCGGGATTCTCTCGGCGCTCTACCATCGCGACGTCAATGGCGGGCAGGGACAGCACATCGACGTCTGCCTGTTCGATACCGTCATCGCATCGTTGTCGCACTGGCTGCAGATCTACCTCGTCAACGGCAAGACCCCGCCGCGTCGCGGCACCTGGGGCAATGGCGGCATGCCGGCCGGCGTGTTCCGCTGCACCGATGGCGAACTGATGCTGGTGGTCGGCAATGACGGCCAGTTCCAGCGCACCTGCGCCGTGCTCGGCGAGCCGGAACTCGCCAACGACAAGCGCTTCATCAAGAACAACGACCGCGTCGTGCACGGCAAGGAGATCATGGCGATCTTCGCCGGCCTGTTCCTGAAGAAGCCGGTGGCCTACTGGCTGGACAAGCTGGAGGAGGCCGGCGTGCCGTCGGGGCCGATCAACAATTTCGAGCAGGTATTTTCCGATCCGCACGTCCAGTCGCGCGGCATGCGGGTGAAGACGAAGCACAAGTTCGAGCCCGATCTCTCGCTGATCCGCAACGCGCTGACCCTTTCCGGCACGCCCATCACCGAATATCGCGCCCCGCCGCTGCTCGGCGAGCACACGGCGGAGGTGCTGGCCGGCAAGCTCGGCTATGATGCGGGCAAGATCGAGGAGTTGAAGCAGCAGGGCACTATCTAG
- a CDS encoding MFS transporter, producing the protein MRFLTSDSRLIGVLLVLAITQLVGWGTIGLPAIVGRDLAADLGMSLPAVFAGTSVLYVSMGLCAPWLAKSFARHGARTVMMVGTVVTAPGFVLLSFAREPMLYFAAWIVLGIAGSATLSTGAYIMLNEIAGRQAKNAIGALMLVTGLSSSIFWPTTSFLSGQLGWRGTCLVYAAMMLVVSLPLYAFAPRRKIARDDGGEPVKSSPPPAIPRSTFGLVVAAITLNAFVNFGISAILIELLRAEGLAPAQALAFGSMLGVIQVSARGLDFLGGGRWDGITTGLVAGTALPIAMLLLMMSEGATWAVAVFILLYGAGSGAMAVARATIPLVFYDQAEFAKAMSMIALPLNLASAISPPLLVGLLTEFGSRGALGLTLVFSCATVLILILLGRRRPRLAAVAVT; encoded by the coding sequence ATGCGGTTCTTGACATCTGACAGCAGGCTGATCGGTGTCCTGCTGGTGCTCGCTATCACGCAACTGGTCGGATGGGGCACGATCGGGCTTCCCGCCATCGTCGGACGCGATCTCGCCGCCGATCTCGGCATGAGCCTGCCGGCGGTGTTCGCCGGGACGTCCGTTCTCTATGTCTCGATGGGGCTGTGTGCGCCCTGGCTCGCCAAATCGTTTGCGCGGCATGGCGCACGGACGGTCATGATGGTCGGCACGGTCGTCACCGCGCCGGGCTTCGTGCTGCTGTCCTTCGCGCGCGAGCCGATGCTCTATTTCGCCGCCTGGATCGTCCTCGGTATCGCCGGCAGCGCCACGCTGTCGACCGGCGCCTATATCATGCTGAACGAGATCGCGGGGCGGCAGGCCAAGAACGCGATCGGGGCCCTGATGCTGGTCACGGGCCTCTCCAGCAGCATCTTCTGGCCGACGACCTCGTTCCTGAGCGGGCAGCTCGGCTGGCGGGGGACGTGCCTTGTCTATGCCGCGATGATGCTCGTCGTCAGCCTTCCGCTCTATGCGTTCGCGCCACGCCGCAAGATCGCGAGGGATGATGGCGGCGAGCCGGTCAAGTCGTCGCCGCCCCCTGCGATTCCACGCAGCACCTTCGGCCTCGTCGTTGCCGCGATCACGCTGAACGCCTTCGTCAATTTCGGGATCAGCGCCATTCTGATCGAGTTGCTGCGGGCGGAGGGGCTGGCGCCGGCGCAGGCGCTGGCCTTCGGCTCGATGCTGGGCGTGATCCAGGTCAGCGCCCGCGGGCTGGATTTTCTCGGCGGCGGGCGGTGGGACGGGATCACGACCGGGCTCGTTGCGGGCACGGCGCTGCCCATAGCCATGCTGCTGCTGATGATGAGCGAGGGGGCGACCTGGGCTGTCGCGGTCTTCATCCTGCTCTATGGCGCCGGCAGCGGTGCGATGGCGGTCGCGCGGGCCACCATCCCGCTCGTGTTCTACGACCAGGCCGAGTTCGCCAAGGCCATGTCGATGATCGCGCTGCCGCTCAATCTGGCCTCCGCGATCTCGCCGCCGCTCCTTGTCGGCTTGCTCACCGAATTCGGCAGCCGCGGCGCACTCGGTCTCACCCTGGTGTTCTCCTGCGCGACGGTGCTGATCCTGATCCTGCTCGGGCGGCGGCGGCCGCGGCTGGCCGCGGTGGCCGTGACCTGA
- a CDS encoding sorbosone dehydrogenase family protein: protein MISKLARALLCSSLLWLAACDDGSGDPKAQIGASPKLPDIQQYLLPPMHIARIVGWKKNETPTVAQGLQAKAFATGLQHPRFLYVLPNGDVLVVESKAPKAAAIKRPKEIVMGYIESWATSGGGDTGPGNRITLLRDSNADGVPDTQSVFLDHLNSPFGVALIGNDLYVANTDAIVRYPYKEGETKITAPGTVLAPLPGGPIDHHWTKSLVASPDGSKLYAGVGSNSNITENGMEAEHNRAAILEVDRASGRWRVFASGLRNPNGLSFEPQTGALWTVVNERDELGPDLVPDYMTSVKDGGFYGWPYSYYGQHVDPRVKPQRPDLVAKAIVPDYALSSHVAPLGLAFNTGSSLPAAYRGGAFVGEHGSWNRQVLNGYKVVFVPFKDGKPSGPAQDVVTGFLNGDSQARGRPVGVAIDKTGALLVADDSGNTVWRVTAAHPQLTQR, encoded by the coding sequence ATGATATCGAAGCTTGCCCGCGCGCTGTTGTGCTCCTCGCTGCTTTGGCTCGCCGCCTGCGACGACGGCAGCGGCGATCCCAAGGCGCAAATCGGTGCCAGCCCGAAGCTCCCCGACATCCAGCAATATCTGCTGCCGCCGATGCACATCGCGCGTATCGTCGGCTGGAAGAAGAACGAGACGCCGACCGTCGCGCAGGGTCTGCAGGCCAAGGCCTTCGCGACCGGCCTGCAGCATCCGCGTTTCCTCTACGTGCTGCCCAACGGTGACGTGCTGGTGGTGGAATCCAAGGCGCCGAAGGCCGCCGCGATCAAGCGACCCAAGGAGATCGTCATGGGATATATCGAATCCTGGGCGACGTCCGGCGGCGGCGACACCGGACCGGGCAACCGCATCACGTTGCTGCGCGACAGCAATGCTGACGGCGTACCGGACACGCAGAGCGTCTTCCTCGACCATCTCAACTCGCCGTTCGGCGTCGCGCTGATCGGCAACGACCTCTACGTCGCCAACACCGATGCCATCGTCAGATATCCCTACAAGGAAGGGGAAACAAAGATCACCGCGCCGGGCACGGTGCTGGCGCCGCTGCCGGGCGGCCCGATCGACCATCACTGGACCAAGAGCCTGGTCGCCAGCCCGGACGGCTCAAAACTCTATGCCGGCGTTGGCTCCAACAGCAACATCACCGAGAACGGCATGGAAGCGGAGCATAATCGGGCCGCGATCCTCGAGGTCGATCGCGCCAGCGGCCGCTGGCGCGTGTTCGCAAGCGGCCTGCGCAATCCCAACGGGCTTAGCTTCGAGCCGCAGACCGGCGCATTGTGGACGGTGGTGAACGAGCGCGACGAACTCGGTCCCGATCTCGTTCCCGACTACATGACCTCGGTGAAGGACGGCGGCTTCTATGGCTGGCCCTACAGCTATTACGGCCAGCACGTCGATCCCCGCGTCAAGCCGCAGCGGCCGGATCTCGTCGCCAAGGCGATCGTGCCGGATTATGCGCTGAGCTCGCATGTCGCCCCGCTCGGGCTCGCCTTCAACACCGGCTCCAGCCTGCCCGCCGCTTATCGCGGCGGCGCCTTCGTCGGCGAGCACGGCAGTTGGAACAGGCAGGTGCTCAACGGCTACAAGGTCGTGTTCGTGCCGTTCAAGGACGGCAAGCCGAGCGGACCGGCGCAGGACGTCGTGACCGGCTTTCTGAACGGCGACAGCCAGGCGCGTGGCCGCCCCGTCGGCGTCGCCATCGACAAGACCGGCGCCTTGCTGGTCGCAGACGACAGTGGCAACACGGTGTGGCGCGTGACCGCCGCGCATCCGCAGCTCACACAGCGATAG
- a CDS encoding DUF2231 domain-containing protein — translation MQQDVRVRSTAEIAGHPIHPMLVPIPIACFVGTLLTDIAYVASAEIMWADFSAWLLGVGVVFGVLAAIAGLTDFLGNRLVRAQPPAWPHLIGNAVVLILGTVNALVHTRDAWTSVWPTGFVLSVITVLILPITGWLGWAMVYRHGVGVAR, via the coding sequence GTGCAACAAGACGTGCGTGTGCGCAGCACCGCTGAGATCGCGGGTCATCCCATTCATCCGATGCTGGTGCCGATCCCGATCGCGTGCTTCGTCGGGACGCTGCTGACCGACATTGCCTATGTCGCCAGCGCCGAGATCATGTGGGCGGATTTTTCCGCCTGGCTTCTGGGCGTCGGCGTCGTCTTCGGCGTGCTGGCAGCGATCGCGGGCCTGACCGATTTTCTCGGCAATCGCCTGGTGCGGGCGCAGCCGCCGGCCTGGCCGCATCTGATCGGCAACGCCGTTGTGCTGATCTTGGGGACCGTCAATGCGCTGGTCCACACGCGCGATGCCTGGACCTCGGTGTGGCCGACGGGATTCGTGCTGTCCGTGATCACTGTCCTGATCCTGCCCATCACCGGCTGGCTCGGCTGGGCCATGGTCTATCGCCACGGCGTCGGAGTTGCTCGATGA
- a CDS encoding YHS domain-containing (seleno)protein, translating into MGELARRSFVSAAVAAVFFGGAAAAQNVTPNAAPRVALKGYDPVSYFTDSKPEQGSAEFTFAFDDTTYWFKSAEHRAKFAADPEHYAPQFDGFCAVQLSRGRKVEADPENWTINDGKLYVFSGKHGLPMFNAHPVDIAQRAGENLKQLR; encoded by the coding sequence ATGGGCGAATTGGCACGCCGGTCTTTCGTCTCTGCGGCAGTGGCGGCCGTATTTTTCGGTGGCGCCGCGGCGGCGCAAAACGTGACGCCAAACGCCGCCCCGCGCGTCGCACTCAAGGGCTACGACCCGGTTTCCTATTTCACGGACAGCAAGCCGGAACAAGGCTCGGCCGAATTCACTTTCGCCTTCGACGACACCACCTATTGGTTCAAGAGCGCCGAACACCGTGCTAAATTTGCCGCCGACCCTGAGCACTACGCCCCGCAGTTCGACGGTTTCTGCGCGGTGCAGCTCTCACGCGGCCGCAAAGTGGAGGCCGATCCGGAGAATTGGACCATTAACGACGGCAAGCTTTACGTGTTTTCGGGAAAACACGGGTTACCGATGTTCAATGCACATCCGGTCGATATTGCCCAAAGGGCCGGCGAGAATCTGAAGCAACTTCGCTAG
- a CDS encoding adenylate/guanylate cyclase domain-containing protein: MKVFPLGKHEHVERKLAAILAADIVGYSRLMGVDEVGTLRALKAVRKDLVDTAIAAHGGRIVKTMGDGLLVDFPSVVDAVTCAVTIQRGMVRRNRDIGENKRLVFRIGINIGDIIIDGKDIFGDGVNIAARLESICEPGGLCISDLACDQVRGKLPLAFADGGEQQVKNIARPVRVFALSPEAIAEAPELSPGRIARPRSRNRALLGGALVLLLIVAGTAAWWTMRAPSSPQVAGTPVSSGSRPSIAVLPLATLADASKEDYFADGLTEDVISALGRFPELVVRSRNAVFAYKGKTPRPDEVGRDLDVRYIVEGSIRRNPERIRISIRLTDATRGTLLWSENYDVAPKEIFSVEDDITRRIAGTLASRLTNFELAKAATKPPSNMEAYDTVLRGRDLLNRVNRTANSQARSLFKQAIELDPGYSPAYIGLARVELNGVIQGWTADPNAALQRAEGLGQKATAIDSTSAGAHALLGSIYIRYADYDRALDEMRRAVELNSSDPASYAGLATAQLWSGDVDGALKNFEISRKLGLTASANETFILGTAYVLSDRNDDAIRILENSVARNRSDPYTNAILAAAYAQAGRQTDAARQADTVRRLDARFDTAEFGTLLRKPELQRKLVAALKRAGL, encoded by the coding sequence ATGAAGGTCTTCCCTTTGGGAAAGCACGAGCACGTTGAGCGCAAACTTGCCGCGATTCTGGCGGCGGATATCGTCGGCTATAGCCGGCTGATGGGGGTCGATGAAGTCGGCACTCTGCGTGCTCTCAAGGCCGTCCGCAAGGACCTGGTCGATACCGCCATCGCCGCTCACGGCGGACGCATCGTCAAGACCATGGGCGACGGCTTGCTGGTGGATTTTCCAAGCGTCGTCGACGCAGTGACCTGCGCCGTCACCATTCAGCGCGGCATGGTCCGGCGCAACCGCGACATCGGGGAGAACAAGCGACTTGTTTTCCGCATTGGCATCAATATCGGCGACATCATCATCGACGGTAAGGACATTTTCGGCGACGGCGTGAATATCGCGGCCCGACTTGAATCGATCTGCGAACCGGGCGGCCTGTGCATCTCGGACCTTGCCTGCGACCAGGTCCGCGGCAAGCTGCCGCTGGCGTTTGCGGATGGCGGCGAGCAGCAGGTCAAGAATATTGCCCGCCCCGTGCGCGTCTTCGCCCTGTCACCAGAGGCGATCGCCGAGGCTCCGGAGCTGTCGCCCGGCCGCATTGCACGCCCCAGGTCGCGCAATCGCGCGCTCCTGGGAGGGGCACTGGTGCTGCTGCTGATTGTTGCCGGCACCGCGGCCTGGTGGACGATGCGCGCGCCATCCTCCCCGCAAGTAGCCGGCACGCCGGTGTCATCGGGGTCGCGCCCATCGATCGCTGTGCTGCCGCTGGCGACGCTGGCGGACGCCAGCAAGGAAGATTATTTCGCCGATGGCCTGACCGAAGATGTGATCTCCGCACTCGGGCGATTTCCTGAATTAGTCGTCCGTTCGCGCAACGCCGTCTTCGCCTACAAAGGCAAGACGCCGCGGCCCGACGAGGTGGGCCGCGATCTTGACGTGCGTTATATCGTGGAAGGCAGCATCCGCCGCAACCCCGAGCGCATACGTATTTCGATTCGCCTGACCGACGCCACGCGCGGCACCTTGCTGTGGTCGGAAAATTACGACGTGGCGCCGAAGGAGATATTCTCGGTGGAGGACGACATCACGCGGCGCATCGCGGGAACGCTGGCCAGCCGTTTGACCAATTTTGAACTGGCCAAGGCTGCGACTAAGCCGCCGAGCAATATGGAAGCTTACGATACGGTTCTGCGCGGCCGTGATCTTCTCAACCGCGTCAACCGCACGGCCAACTCGCAGGCGCGCTCGCTGTTCAAACAAGCGATCGAGCTCGACCCGGGTTATAGCCCGGCTTACATTGGCCTCGCCCGGGTCGAGCTGAACGGCGTTATCCAAGGATGGACTGCCGATCCCAATGCCGCCCTGCAACGCGCCGAGGGCCTCGGCCAAAAGGCGACCGCGATCGATTCGACCAGCGCCGGCGCCCACGCACTGCTCGGGAGCATCTATATCCGCTATGCGGACTACGACCGGGCGCTGGACGAGATGCGGCGCGCGGTGGAACTGAACAGCAGCGACCCGGCTAGCTATGCCGGGTTGGCAACAGCGCAGCTCTGGTCAGGCGACGTCGATGGAGCGCTGAAGAACTTCGAGATCTCGCGCAAGCTGGGTCTCACGGCCTCGGCGAACGAGACGTTCATTCTCGGCACCGCATATGTGCTTTCCGATCGCAATGATGACGCCATCCGCATCCTCGAAAATTCGGTCGCGCGCAACAGGAGCGACCCTTACACGAATGCGATTCTGGCCGCTGCCTACGCGCAGGCCGGACGGCAGACGGATGCCGCTCGGCAAGCCGACACGGTGCGGCGGCTCGACGCACGCTTCGACACCGCGGAATTCGGCACACTGCTGCGCAAGCCGGAATTGCAGCGGAAACTCGTTGCCGCACTCAAAAGAGCCGGGCTCTAG
- a CDS encoding YciI family protein: MLYAILAYHVEDEILSWTPEQDAAVVAKVIEVQAPLRASGQFGPAARLDETRKARTLRGPGAGMVLDGPFAETKEQLLGFHLMECATEGEAIAAARKLRAVNPTAVYEIRPVKLYVPADGFGATPG, from the coding sequence ATGCTTTACGCCATCCTGGCCTATCACGTGGAAGACGAGATCTTGTCCTGGACGCCGGAGCAGGACGCCGCGGTCGTGGCCAAAGTCATCGAGGTTCAGGCACCCTTGCGGGCAAGCGGGCAGTTCGGGCCGGCCGCCCGCCTGGACGAGACCCGAAAGGCCCGCACCTTGCGTGGCCCCGGCGCGGGCATGGTGCTGGACGGTCCGTTTGCCGAGACCAAGGAGCAGCTTCTGGGCTTCCACCTGATGGAATGCGCCACCGAGGGGGAGGCGATCGCGGCGGCGCGGAAGCTGCGTGCGGTCAATCCGACTGCGGTCTACGAAATCCGCCCGGTCAAGCTTTACGTGCCGGCCGACGGGTTCGGCGCGACACCGGGGTGA
- a CDS encoding TMEM175 family protein: MTELKSDQFEMRRLESLSNTIFGVAMTLLAYDLPKAAVFTSAPGWSDLAHVYSGKLAGFALSFIIAGVFWISHHRRLARQPVGSRGAVILNLFFLLSIVLLPVTNGLYTNYGVSSAVAVLYGLHLTAIAGLNAWLWWTIVGGWRQEMMASLFPLLVFIPGTIVAAFAPHIAPYVWTIAFGGLVIQRFYGARTGPDT, from the coding sequence ATGACCGAGCTCAAGTCCGACCAGTTCGAGATGCGGCGGCTGGAATCGCTCAGCAACACCATTTTCGGTGTCGCCATGACGCTCCTGGCCTACGATCTGCCCAAGGCCGCGGTGTTCACCAGCGCGCCCGGCTGGAGCGATCTCGCCCATGTCTATTCCGGCAAGCTCGCCGGCTTCGCGCTCAGCTTCATCATCGCCGGCGTGTTCTGGATCAGCCATCACCGCCGGCTGGCGCGCCAGCCTGTCGGCAGCCGCGGCGCCGTGATCCTGAATTTGTTCTTCCTGCTCTCGATCGTGCTGCTGCCGGTGACCAACGGCCTCTACACCAATTACGGCGTGAGCAGCGCGGTCGCGGTGCTCTACGGCCTGCACCTCACCGCGATAGCCGGCCTCAATGCCTGGCTATGGTGGACGATCGTGGGCGGCTGGCGCCAGGAGATGATGGCCTCGCTGTTTCCCCTGCTGGTGTTCATTCCGGGCACGATCGTGGCGGCATTCGCGCCGCACATCGCGCCCTATGTGTGGACCATCGCCTTCGGCGGCCTCGTGATCCAGCGCTTCTACGGTGCGCGGACCGGGCCGGACACGTAA
- a CDS encoding ATP-dependent helicase, with the protein MATYLDTLNAEQRRAVEHGVAEGATVGAPLLVIAGAGSGKTNTLAHRVAHLIVAGADPRRILLMTFSRRAAAEMAGRVERIARKVLGENNAAIMRDALTWAGTFHGIGARLLREYAERIGVDLSFTIHDREDSADLMNLVRHERGLSKTESRFPAKGTCLSIYSRCVNAEMEIEKVLGQHYPWCAGWAAELKSLFAAYVEAKQAQHVLDYDDLLLYWSQMMSDALIAEEIGGRFDHVLVDEYQDTNRLQSSILLALKPDGRGLTVVGDDAQSIYSFRAATVRNILDFPQSFSPRAELITLDRNYRSTQTVLAAANGVIGLARERFTKNLWTDRTASHKPQLVTVHDEADQARYIVEEVLANREQGALLKHQAVLFRTSSHSGPLEIELTRRNIPFVKFGGLKFLDAAHVKDVLALLRFAENPRDRVAGFRILHLLPGIGPATAQRVLDQMAESTDPLAALGQLPVPARTGADWTDFVRTVENLRYSEWPADLERVRLWYEPHLDRLHEDSETRRADLMQLEQIASGYASREKFLTELTLDPPDATSDKSGPPLRDEDYLILSTIHSAKGQEWKSVFVLNVVDGCMPSDLGAGTSAELEEERRLLYVAMTRAKDDLHLVVPQRFFTHGQAAKGDRHVYASRTRFIPEQLIHLFERTAWPKAAAAGVRAASQGPKIDIGARMRGMWR; encoded by the coding sequence GTGGCAACATATCTGGACACGCTCAATGCGGAGCAGCGCCGCGCCGTCGAGCATGGCGTGGCCGAGGGCGCAACCGTGGGCGCCCCCCTGCTCGTCATTGCCGGTGCCGGCTCCGGCAAGACCAACACGCTGGCTCACCGCGTCGCGCATCTGATCGTCGCAGGCGCCGATCCGCGCCGCATCCTGTTGATGACGTTCTCGCGCCGCGCCGCGGCCGAGATGGCCGGCCGGGTCGAGCGGATCGCCCGCAAGGTGCTTGGCGAGAACAACGCCGCGATCATGCGCGATGCGCTCACCTGGGCCGGCACCTTCCACGGCATCGGCGCGCGCCTCTTGCGCGAATATGCCGAACGGATCGGCGTCGACCTTTCGTTCACCATCCACGACCGCGAGGACTCCGCCGACCTGATGAATCTGGTCCGGCACGAGCGCGGACTGTCGAAGACCGAGAGCCGCTTTCCGGCCAAGGGCACCTGCCTGTCGATCTACTCGCGCTGCGTCAACGCCGAGATGGAGATCGAGAAGGTGCTCGGCCAGCACTATCCCTGGTGCGCGGGCTGGGCCGCCGAGCTGAAGAGCCTGTTCGCCGCCTATGTCGAGGCGAAGCAGGCCCAGCACGTGCTCGATTACGACGACCTGTTGCTGTACTGGTCGCAGATGATGAGCGATGCGCTGATCGCGGAAGAAATCGGCGGCCGCTTCGACCACGTGCTGGTCGACGAATACCAGGACACCAACCGCCTGCAATCGTCGATCCTGCTGGCGCTGAAGCCCGACGGTCGCGGGCTCACCGTGGTCGGTGACGATGCCCAGTCGATCTATTCGTTCCGCGCCGCCACTGTGCGCAACATCCTGGACTTTCCGCAGAGCTTCTCGCCCCGCGCCGAGCTGATCACGCTCGACCGCAACTACCGCTCGACGCAGACCGTGCTGGCGGCAGCCAACGGCGTCATCGGCCTTGCGCGCGAGCGCTTCACCAAGAACCTCTGGACCGACCGCACCGCCTCGCACAAGCCGCAGCTCGTCACTGTGCACGACGAGGCCGACCAGGCCCGCTACATCGTCGAAGAGGTGCTGGCGAACCGCGAGCAAGGCGCGCTGCTCAAGCACCAGGCGGTGCTGTTCCGCACGTCCTCGCATTCCGGCCCGCTCGAAATCGAGCTGACCCGCCGCAACATCCCCTTCGTCAAGTTCGGCGGGCTGAAATTCCTCGATGCCGCGCACGTCAAGGACGTGCTGGCGCTGCTGCGCTTTGCCGAAAATCCGCGCGACCGCGTCGCCGGTTTCCGCATCCTGCATCTGTTGCCGGGCATCGGGCCTGCGACCGCACAGCGCGTGCTCGACCAGATGGCGGAGAGCACCGATCCGCTCGCCGCACTCGGCCAGCTACCGGTGCCGGCGCGCACCGGCGCCGACTGGACCGACTTCGTCCGCACCGTCGAGAATCTGCGCTATTCGGAATGGCCGGCCGATCTCGAACGCGTGCGGCTCTGGTACGAGCCGCATCTCGATCGCCTTCACGAGGATTCCGAAACGCGCCGCGCCGATCTGATGCAGCTCGAGCAGATCGCGAGCGGCTATGCTTCGCGCGAGAAGTTCCTGACCGAGCTCACGCTCGATCCGCCGGATGCGACCAGCGATAAATCAGGGCCACCCTTGCGCGACGAGGATTATCTGATCCTCTCCACCATCCACTCGGCCAAAGGCCAGGAGTGGAAATCGGTGTTCGTGCTCAACGTCGTCGACGGCTGCATGCCCTCCGATCTCGGCGCCGGCACCTCTGCCGAGCTCGAGGAGGAGCGCCGCCTGCTCTATGTCGCGATGACCCGCGCCAAGGACGATCTGCACCTCGTCGTGCCGCAGCGCTTCTTCACCCACGGCCAGGCCGCCAAGGGCGACCGCCACGTCTACGCCTCGCGCACCCGCTTCATCCCGGAACAGCTGATCCACCTGTTCGAGCGCACCGCCTGGCCGAAGGCCGCAGCGGCTGGCGTGCGCGCCGCGTCGCAAGGTCCCAAGATCGACATCGGCGCGCGGATGCGGGGGATGTGGCGGTAG
- the rlmB gene encoding 23S rRNA (guanosine(2251)-2'-O)-methyltransferase RlmB encodes MKDRKFTPKGPRGGAKPFNRPGKSTGRPAWRDRDSHGDGPVILYGWHTVTMALANPERRIRKLTLTENAARRLAEENIETRVTPEIVRPQEIDRLLSPDAVHQGLLAEADPLPSPDIETLKQEGMVLVLDQITDPHNVGAILRSAAAFAVKAIVTTARHSPEATGVLAKAASGALELVPLITVQNLARALTALNERGFQTVGLDSEGSEDLSSVALREPLALVLGAEGKGLRQLTRETCSVVARLDMPGEIKSLNVSNAAVLALYVGASRLGLMKQGVTS; translated from the coding sequence ATGAAGGATCGAAAATTCACTCCCAAAGGCCCCCGCGGGGGAGCTAAGCCCTTCAACAGGCCCGGAAAATCGACCGGCCGGCCGGCCTGGCGCGACCGCGATTCGCACGGCGACGGCCCCGTCATCCTCTATGGCTGGCACACCGTCACCATGGCGCTGGCGAATCCGGAGCGGCGGATCCGCAAGCTGACGCTGACCGAGAATGCTGCGCGGCGGCTGGCGGAAGAAAACATCGAGACCCGCGTCACGCCTGAGATCGTTCGACCTCAGGAGATCGACCGGCTGCTCTCGCCCGACGCCGTGCATCAAGGCCTGCTCGCGGAAGCCGACCCTCTGCCTTCGCCTGACATCGAGACTCTGAAGCAGGAAGGCATGGTGCTGGTGCTCGACCAGATCACCGATCCCCACAATGTGGGTGCCATCCTGCGCTCGGCCGCGGCCTTTGCGGTGAAGGCGATCGTCACCACCGCGCGTCACAGCCCCGAAGCCACCGGCGTGCTCGCGAAAGCCGCCTCCGGCGCGCTCGAGCTCGTGCCGCTCATCACCGTCCAGAACCTTGCCCGTGCGCTGACTGCGCTGAACGAGCGTGGCTTCCAGACCGTCGGCCTCGACAGCGAAGGCAGCGAGGATCTCTCGAGCGTCGCGCTGCGCGAGCCGCTCGCGCTGGTGCTTGGCGCCGAAGGCAAGGGCTTGCGGCAATTGACCCGCGAGACCTGCAGCGTCGTGGCGCGGCTCGACATGCCCGGTGAGATCAAGAGCCTCAACGTCTCCAATGCCGCCGTGCTCGCACTCTATGTCGGCGCCAGCCGGCTCGGGCTGATGAAGCAAGGCGTGACGTCGTAG